A single region of the Blattabacterium cuenoti genome encodes:
- the rplI gene encoding 50S ribosomal protein L9, which produces MKIILKKDVENLGFQYDELDVPPGYARNYLIPKGYAILALPGTIKSIHETLKQRTKKENFLIEKSKKIEEKLKKLTIKIQAKVGKGGKLFGSINNKELMKILNKEGISIDKKFIRIPGNKVIKTIGKHQASIRLHRKREFLFNFEVLASS; this is translated from the coding sequence ATGAAAATTATTTTAAAAAAAGACGTAGAAAATTTGGGGTTTCAATACGATGAATTAGATGTTCCACCAGGTTATGCTAGAAATTATCTAATTCCTAAGGGGTATGCTATTTTAGCATTACCTGGTACCATAAAAAGTATTCATGAAACATTGAAGCAACGCACTAAAAAAGAAAATTTTTTAATTGAAAAATCAAAAAAAATAGAAGAAAAATTAAAAAAATTAACTATTAAAATACAAGCGAAGGTAGGTAAAGGAGGTAAGTTATTTGGTTCTATTAATAATAAAGAACTTATGAAAATTTTGAATAAAGAAGGAATTTCTATAGATAAAAAATTTATCAGAATTCCTGGAAATAAAGTCATTAAAACAATAGGAAAACATCAAGCGAGTATACGTTTGCATAGAAAACGCGAGTTTTTGTTCAATTTTGAAGTATTAGCTTCTAGCTAA
- a CDS encoding Nramp family divalent metal transporter yields MQKKKYSIGWRNENKHPSLSEVFSSVSVPKQKGIWRKLFAFTGPGLLIAVGYMDPGNWATDIAGGAKFGYMLLSVIFISNFFAIILQHLSLKLGIVCERDLAQACRDHYPPFISFILWILCEIAISACDLAEIIGSVLALKLLFGIPITWGVLITVIDVFIILFFQKKGFRYIESVVAALIFTILVCFSFEIINSKPEIFPILKGIIPNPEIIKNSHSFYISIGILGATVMPHNLYLHSSIIQTRDYPRTIEGKKMAIKYATIDSTLSLSLAFFINAAILIISAATFHKVGLTEVADIMDAHKLLTPILGSSLAGIFFALALLASGQNSTLTGTLAGQIVMEGFLNIKFKPWIRRLITRLIAIVPAMIASIIYGEKGTAELLIISQIILSIQLSFAIVPLVYFTGDSYKMGPFVNGPILNISAWLITIIVVLLNLFLLYDTFIS; encoded by the coding sequence ATGCAAAAAAAAAAATATTCTATAGGATGGAGGAATGAAAACAAGCATCCTTCTCTTTCTGAAGTTTTTTCTTCCGTTTCTGTTCCTAAACAAAAAGGAATATGGAGAAAACTTTTTGCTTTTACTGGTCCAGGACTATTAATTGCTGTAGGTTATATGGATCCAGGAAATTGGGCAACAGATATTGCTGGAGGAGCAAAATTTGGTTATATGCTTTTATCCGTTATTTTTATATCCAATTTTTTTGCTATTATTTTGCAACATTTATCTCTAAAATTAGGAATTGTTTGTGAAAGAGATTTAGCACAAGCATGTAGGGATCATTATCCACCCTTTATTAGTTTTATTTTGTGGATTTTATGTGAAATAGCTATTTCTGCTTGTGACTTAGCTGAAATTATTGGTTCTGTGTTAGCCTTAAAACTGCTTTTTGGCATTCCTATTACATGGGGTGTATTAATTACAGTTATTGATGTTTTTATCATTTTATTTTTTCAAAAAAAAGGGTTTAGATATATTGAAAGTGTGGTAGCAGCCTTAATATTTACAATTTTAGTTTGTTTTAGTTTTGAAATTATTAATTCAAAACCTGAAATTTTTCCCATATTAAAAGGAATTATTCCTAACCCTGAAATCATTAAAAATTCGCATTCTTTTTATATATCTATCGGAATATTAGGAGCTACTGTAATGCCTCACAATCTTTATCTTCATTCAAGCATTATACAAACCAGAGATTATCCACGCACTATAGAAGGAAAAAAAATGGCTATAAAATATGCTACTATAGACAGTACTTTATCTTTATCCTTAGCTTTTTTTATAAATGCAGCTATATTAATTATATCTGCAGCAACTTTTCATAAAGTTGGACTTACAGAAGTAGCAGATATTATGGATGCACACAAACTTTTAACTCCTATCCTAGGTTCTAGTCTTGCTGGAATTTTTTTTGCATTAGCTTTACTAGCATCAGGACAGAATTCCACATTAACTGGAACACTAGCTGGACAGATAGTCATGGAAGGGTTTCTAAATATAAAATTTAAACCTTGGATAAGAAGATTAATAACGAGACTTATCGCTATTGTTCCAGCTATGATAGCCTCTATTATTTATGGAGAAAAAGGAACAGCTGAATTACTAATAATTAGTCAAATAATTTTATCAATACAATTAAGTTTCGCTATTGTTCCATTAGTTTATTTTACAGGAGATTCTTATAAAATGGGCCCATTTGTAAATGGCCCAATTTTAAATATATCAGCTTGGTTAATCACTATAATAGTAGTATTACTAAATTTATTTTTATTATATGATACTTTTATTAGCTAG
- a CDS encoding prephenate dehydrogenase, producing the protein MNIGIIGLGLIGGSIGLGLRKLNFVDKFIGTDSNEENALHAIKLGIVDEIIPLQDLIMQSSVIILSIPVDGIEKILPSILNEIGKDSVILDTGSTKYDICNKVSSHPKRSRFVATHPIAGIENSGPIYANSDLFYKKNCIICDSELSAPDAMSIATKIYSIMAMRMIYMTSKEHDLYIAYISHLPHVISFALARTVLKKFKNEEKIFNNMMGSGLDSTTRLAKSKPETWLPIFISNRENMIQAIDFYIDHLEVFRNYLINKKFHDIDKYMKKANDIKDKKYV; encoded by the coding sequence ATGAATATTGGAATTATAGGATTAGGGTTAATCGGTGGATCTATTGGTTTAGGATTGCGAAAATTAAATTTTGTAGATAAATTTATAGGAACAGACTCTAATGAGGAAAACGCTTTACATGCTATAAAACTTGGAATTGTAGACGAAATAATTCCTTTGCAGGATCTTATTATGCAATCTTCAGTAATTATTTTATCTATTCCCGTAGATGGAATAGAAAAAATACTTCCAAGTATTCTTAATGAAATAGGAAAAGATTCAGTTATTTTAGATACTGGATCTACTAAATATGATATTTGTAATAAGGTTTCCTCTCATCCAAAAAGAAGTCGTTTTGTAGCTACACATCCGATAGCAGGAATTGAAAATTCTGGACCTATTTATGCTAATTCTGATCTTTTTTATAAAAAAAATTGCATTATTTGTGACTCAGAACTTAGTGCTCCAGATGCTATGTCTATCGCTACAAAAATATATTCTATTATGGCAATGCGTATGATTTATATGACTTCTAAAGAACATGATTTATATATTGCTTATATATCTCATTTACCTCATGTAATTTCCTTTGCTTTAGCTAGGACAGTTTTAAAAAAATTTAAAAATGAAGAAAAAATTTTTAATAATATGATGGGGAGTGGATTAGATTCAACTACACGTTTAGCGAAAAGTAAGCCTGAAACGTGGTTACCTATTTTTATTTCTAATAGAGAAAATATGATTCAAGCTATAGATTTTTATATTGATCATTTAGAAGTTTTTCGTAATTATTTAATTAACAAAAAATTTCATGATATAGATAAATATATGAAAAAAGCTAACGATATAAAAGATAAAAAATATGTGTAA
- a CDS encoding pyridoxal phosphate-dependent aminotransferase, with the protein MIVAAKKMHKVSEYFFSKKMKEIHLFEKKGMKVINLGIGNPDILPPIGVIHKMKKASELKHANTYQSYIGIEKLRDSISNWYEKMYQVYVDPKNEILPLMGSKEGIMHISMSYLDKGDKVLIPNPGYPTYSSISKLLESLIIYYDLYEDENWTPNIKLLENKNLSRVKIMWINYPHMPTGAPITFEKLEEIVFFAKKNRILLVYDNPYSFILNSNRPLSIFNIKGAKDIALELNSLSKSYNMPGWRVGMIIGKKEFIQNILKVKSQMDSGMYYPIQIGAIEAMNHGSKWFEKLNIEYIIRRNIIWEICDYLNLKFNKKSSGIFVWAKITGSEKNDHIWSDKFLKKYHIFITPGRVFGNNGKGYVRFSMCCPVKILEQAKNRIIS; encoded by the coding sequence ATGATTGTAGCTGCAAAAAAAATGCATAAAGTATCGGAGTACTTTTTTTCAAAAAAAATGAAGGAAATTCATCTTTTTGAAAAAAAGGGTATGAAAGTCATTAATTTAGGAATTGGTAATCCAGATATTCTTCCACCAATTGGAGTTATACATAAAATGAAAAAAGCGTCAGAACTCAAGCATGCTAATACTTATCAAAGCTATATAGGAATAGAAAAATTACGTGATTCCATTTCGAATTGGTATGAAAAAATGTATCAAGTATATGTAGATCCTAAAAATGAGATTTTGCCATTAATGGGATCTAAGGAAGGTATTATGCATATAAGCATGTCTTATTTAGACAAAGGTGATAAGGTATTAATTCCAAATCCTGGATATCCTACATATTCCTCTATATCAAAACTTTTAGAATCATTAATTATTTATTATGATCTTTATGAAGATGAAAATTGGACTCCTAATATTAAATTATTAGAGAATAAAAATCTATCTAGAGTGAAAATTATGTGGATTAATTATCCTCACATGCCAACGGGTGCACCCATAACTTTTGAAAAATTAGAAGAAATTGTTTTTTTTGCGAAAAAAAACCGTATTTTACTTGTGTATGACAACCCTTACAGTTTCATATTGAACAGTAATCGTCCTTTAAGTATATTTAATATAAAAGGGGCCAAAGATATAGCCTTAGAATTAAATTCTTTAAGTAAAAGTTACAATATGCCTGGATGGCGTGTTGGAATGATAATAGGAAAAAAAGAATTTATTCAAAATATACTAAAAGTAAAAAGTCAAATGGATTCTGGTATGTATTATCCCATACAAATTGGAGCTATAGAAGCTATGAATCATGGGTCTAAATGGTTTGAAAAACTTAATATAGAATATATTATACGTAGAAACATTATATGGGAAATATGTGATTATCTAAATTTAAAATTTAATAAAAAAAGTTCTGGAATATTTGTTTGGGCAAAAATAACTGGTTCAGAAAAAAATGATCATATATGGTCCGACAAGTTTCTAAAAAAATATCACATATTTATTACCCCCGGTAGAGTATTTGGTAATAATGGAAAAGGATATGTAAGATTTTCTATGTGTTGTCCAGTAAAAATTTTGGAGCAAGCAAAAAATAGAATTATTTCATGA
- the rpsR gene encoding 30S ribosomal protein S18, which produces MILEEPHKQTKQLVESDLRYLSPIKIETKVEKKYCYFEQRNIKYIDYKDPIFLIKFLNAQGKILPRRITGTLQKNQNKLNAAIKRCRQIGLLPFVTDDLR; this is translated from the coding sequence ATGATATTAGAAGAACCCCATAAACAGACAAAACAATTAGTAGAGAGTGATTTAAGATACTTATCTCCTATTAAAATAGAAACAAAAGTAGAAAAAAAATATTGTTATTTTGAACAAAGAAATATTAAATATATAGATTATAAAGACCCGATATTTTTAATAAAATTTCTGAATGCACAAGGTAAAATTTTGCCACGTAGAATAACAGGAACTTTACAAAAAAATCAAAATAAATTAAATGCGGCTATAAAGAGATGTAGACAAATTGGACTTTTACCTTTTGTAACAGATGATTTAAGATAA
- a CDS encoding bifunctional 3-deoxy-7-phosphoheptulonate synthase/chorismate mutase type II codes for MEKLNNSIDRSWIDKCNKPLIISGPCSAENEQQILETAKRLNPSYVQVFRAGIWKPRTKPNNFEGIGKKGLEWLHKVKKNTGLMVATEVANAEHVKLAISFEIDVLWIGARSTASPFTIQEIADALEGENNKIILVKNPIHPDIELWMGALERLLGKGIRKLGVIHRGFYTYKNSKYRNQPNWNLLCNFRRILPRIPIICDPSHICGNKEGILDIAKKAYHFQYEGLMIESHCDPDHAWSDAQQQITPEKLLEMLKELTYIKKCYTKSKRDLNSFRILIDELDENIIALLAERMNISKKLGVLKKSSNIAIYQPTRLKNIMDKSINLGKNLGISEELLKGVFKLLHEESIKIQNQIR; via the coding sequence ATGGAAAAACTGAATAATAGTATAGACAGATCATGGATTGATAAGTGTAATAAACCTTTAATCATATCTGGTCCTTGTAGTGCAGAAAACGAACAACAAATATTAGAAACAGCAAAAAGGTTAAATCCTTCCTATGTTCAAGTATTTAGAGCAGGAATATGGAAACCTAGGACAAAACCAAATAATTTTGAGGGAATTGGAAAAAAAGGACTTGAATGGCTTCATAAGGTAAAGAAAAATACGGGATTAATGGTTGCTACAGAAGTAGCTAATGCAGAACACGTTAAACTCGCTATTTCTTTTGAAATTGATGTTCTTTGGATCGGTGCTAGAAGTACAGCTAGTCCTTTTACTATTCAAGAAATAGCGGATGCTCTAGAAGGAGAAAATAATAAAATTATTTTGGTTAAAAACCCGATTCATCCTGATATAGAATTATGGATGGGTGCTTTAGAACGTTTATTGGGTAAAGGAATTAGGAAATTAGGAGTGATACACCGTGGCTTTTATACCTATAAAAACTCAAAATATAGAAATCAACCTAATTGGAATCTTTTGTGCAATTTTAGGAGGATCCTTCCTAGGATACCTATAATATGTGATCCTTCACATATTTGCGGGAATAAAGAAGGGATTTTGGATATAGCAAAAAAAGCTTATCATTTTCAATATGAAGGATTAATGATAGAAAGTCATTGTGATCCTGATCATGCTTGGAGTGATGCTCAACAACAAATAACTCCGGAAAAACTGTTGGAAATGTTAAAAGAATTAACATATATAAAAAAATGTTATACAAAAAGTAAAAGAGATTTAAATTCTTTCAGAATTTTAATTGATGAACTAGATGAAAATATTATTGCTCTTTTAGCAGAAAGAATGAACATTTCCAAAAAATTAGGAGTTTTAAAAAAATCTTCAAATATAGCTATTTATCAACCAACTAGATTAAAAAATATTATGGATAAATCTATTAATTTAGGAAAAAATTTAGGAATTTCTGAAGAATTACTTAAAGGAGTTTTCAAACTGTTGCATGAAGAGTCTATTAAAATTCAAAATCAAATCAGGTAA
- the rpe gene encoding ribulose-phosphate 3-epimerase produces the protein MKKIIAPSLLSANLAFLYRDIEMLNESEADWFHIDIMDSSFVSNISFGSLFTKYVKKYANKPMDVHLMILHPEHYIEQFKACGADHLHIHYEACIHLNKTIFSIKEYGMKVGVAVNPHTPIFLLRDVIKHIDFVLLMSVNPGYSGQKFIRQTYQKLEDTKDLILQKDSSALIEVDGGINLENASSLFKNGADILVAGTTIFSNSNPKKMIHRMKL, from the coding sequence ATGAAAAAAATTATAGCTCCATCCTTACTTTCAGCAAATTTAGCTTTTTTATATCGTGATATAGAAATGCTGAATGAAAGTGAAGCAGATTGGTTCCATATTGATATTATGGATTCCTCTTTTGTTTCTAATATTTCTTTTGGATCCTTGTTTACAAAATATGTTAAAAAATATGCAAATAAGCCTATGGATGTACATTTGATGATTCTCCACCCAGAACACTATATAGAACAATTTAAAGCTTGTGGAGCCGATCATTTACATATTCATTATGAAGCTTGTATTCATTTAAATAAAACTATTTTTTCTATTAAAGAATATGGGATGAAGGTAGGTGTAGCTGTTAATCCGCATACTCCAATTTTTCTTTTACGAGATGTTATTAAACATATAGATTTTGTTTTATTAATGAGTGTAAATCCTGGTTATAGCGGACAAAAGTTTATTAGACAAACCTATCAAAAATTAGAAGATACTAAAGATTTAATCTTACAAAAAGATTCTTCTGCACTCATAGAAGTAGATGGAGGAATTAATTTAGAAAATGCTTCTTCACTATTCAAAAATGGAGCAGATATATTAGTAGCAGGAACTACTATTTTTTCTAATTCTAATCCAAAAAAAATGATTCATAGAATGAAATTATGA
- a CDS encoding enoyl-ACP reductase FabI yields MSYNLLKGKKGIIFGALDENSIAWKVAERAYEEKASFVLTNTPASLRIGKIHELSKKTKSLVIPADATSISDLNILFEKTLDHFGGKIDFLLHSIAMSMNIRKGLTYTTINYEFLRKGWEISAVSYHKIMQTAWKKKAMNKWGSIVALTYIASQRSFPHYGDMSDYKSYLESITRNFGYHWGIKEKVRVNTVSQSPSITRAAKTIKGFNKFLIFSEKISPLGNASAQDCANYIITLFSDLTRKVTMQNLYHDGGFSNTGISEAMISSNS; encoded by the coding sequence ATGTCTTACAATCTATTGAAGGGAAAAAAAGGAATTATATTTGGTGCTTTGGATGAAAATTCTATTGCTTGGAAGGTAGCAGAACGAGCTTATGAAGAAAAAGCATCTTTTGTATTAACCAATACCCCTGCCTCTTTAAGAATTGGAAAAATTCATGAATTATCTAAAAAAACTAAATCTCTGGTAATTCCAGCAGATGCTACTTCCATCTCTGATCTTAATATTTTATTTGAAAAAACATTAGATCATTTTGGAGGAAAAATAGATTTTTTATTACATTCTATAGCTATGTCTATGAATATACGAAAAGGATTGACTTATACCACTATAAATTATGAATTTTTAAGAAAAGGATGGGAAATATCTGCTGTATCTTATCATAAGATAATGCAAACAGCTTGGAAAAAAAAAGCGATGAATAAATGGGGTTCTATTGTAGCCCTTACATATATTGCTTCTCAACGAAGTTTTCCACATTATGGGGATATGTCGGATTATAAATCATATTTAGAGAGTATTACACGTAATTTTGGTTATCATTGGGGGATAAAAGAAAAGGTAAGGGTTAATACCGTTTCACAATCTCCTAGTATCACACGAGCAGCAAAAACCATTAAAGGGTTTAATAAGTTTCTTATTTTTTCAGAAAAAATATCTCCGTTAGGAAACGCTTCTGCACAAGATTGTGCTAACTATATCATTACACTTTTTTCAGATTTAACAAGAAAAGTAACGATGCAAAATTTGTATCATGATGGAGGTTTTTCTAATACTGGAATTAGTGAAGCTATGATTTCATCAAATTCCTAA
- the dnaG gene encoding DNA primase has product MISKETIKKILSTSCIEDVIGYFVKLKKSGINYRGLSPFSNEKTPSLVVSPTKKIWKDFSSGKGGNIITFLMEHEHFSYVESLCFLAKKYDIKIDHTEKFFRKIDHEEYEKLYLIQDYAKRFFINKLFFTKEGQKNGFNYLIQKRGFNMKIINKFELGYAPISWNLFTETALKKGFQIWDLKKSGFTVVKKYNNFFDCFRKRVMFPIHNLLGKVIGFGGRDIDSSYSCYTKYMNSSESGIFQKSKILYGLFQAKKNILKEDLCYLVEGYTDVISLYQSGIKNVVSSSGISLTVDQILLIKKFTKNIVLFYDGDRSGIKASLRGINMMLEQEINLRILLISKEEDPDSISKKYSLSNLRDFLAKNSYNFVSFKQKIYEKFHQDDPIKKSFFVLSILNSISKISHILKKELYLQEASKILKISKKVLISELERINKKNEKKLRSKDKTFFSEKKNKNTLLFLEEKLIQFILNHGKRIIKKYNTTVIEKILHDFKSYNLRFSLKENQDIFDQICLQGDSKFWYKKNKKFYSLSKWDKKGIQVSYKGNKIDKYVIDILLRFRCLLISKLIKEEIYHHHKDDDRKAFLKKIMHLTNIKNELNKKLHRYV; this is encoded by the coding sequence ATGATTTCTAAAGAAACTATAAAAAAAATACTTTCTACTTCTTGTATAGAAGATGTTATTGGATATTTTGTAAAATTAAAAAAAAGTGGGATAAATTATAGAGGACTAAGTCCTTTTTCTAATGAAAAAACACCTTCTCTTGTTGTTTCTCCTACAAAAAAAATATGGAAAGATTTCAGTTCTGGAAAAGGTGGTAATATTATAACTTTTCTTATGGAACATGAACATTTTTCTTATGTAGAATCATTGTGTTTTCTTGCTAAGAAATATGATATAAAGATTGATCATACAGAAAAATTTTTTAGAAAAATAGACCATGAAGAATATGAAAAATTATACTTAATACAAGATTATGCAAAACGTTTTTTCATAAATAAATTGTTCTTTACCAAAGAAGGACAAAAAAATGGATTCAATTATTTAATTCAAAAAAGAGGCTTTAATATGAAAATAATTAATAAATTTGAATTAGGCTATGCCCCTATTTCTTGGAATTTATTTACAGAAACAGCCTTAAAAAAAGGATTTCAAATATGGGATTTAAAAAAATCGGGTTTTACTGTAGTAAAAAAATATAATAATTTTTTTGATTGTTTCCGTAAACGTGTGATGTTTCCAATACATAATCTATTAGGAAAGGTTATCGGTTTTGGTGGTAGGGATATTGATTCTAGTTATTCATGTTATACAAAATATATGAATTCATCCGAAAGCGGAATTTTTCAAAAAAGTAAAATTTTATATGGATTATTCCAAGCTAAAAAAAACATTCTAAAAGAAGATCTTTGTTATTTAGTGGAAGGATATACAGATGTTATTTCTTTATATCAATCTGGTATAAAAAATGTAGTTTCTTCTTCTGGAATTTCACTAACCGTAGATCAAATCCTATTGATAAAAAAATTTACAAAAAATATTGTTCTTTTTTATGATGGAGATCGTTCTGGAATTAAGGCTTCTTTAAGAGGAATTAATATGATGCTGGAACAAGAAATAAATTTACGCATATTATTGATTTCTAAAGAAGAAGATCCAGATTCTATATCTAAAAAATATTCCCTATCTAACCTAAGAGATTTTTTAGCAAAAAATAGTTATAATTTTGTTTCTTTCAAACAAAAAATATATGAAAAATTCCATCAAGATGATCCCATTAAAAAATCATTTTTTGTTTTAAGTATTTTGAATAGTATTTCAAAAATATCCCATATTCTTAAAAAGGAATTATACTTACAAGAAGCTTCCAAAATCCTAAAAATTAGTAAAAAAGTTCTAATTTCTGAATTGGAAAGAATTAACAAAAAAAATGAAAAAAAACTTAGGTCTAAAGATAAAACGTTTTTTTCAGAAAAAAAAAACAAAAACACACTTCTTTTTCTGGAAGAAAAATTGATTCAATTTATTTTAAATCATGGGAAGAGAATAATAAAAAAATACAATACAACGGTTATCGAAAAAATTTTACATGATTTTAAATCTTATAATTTACGTTTTTCTTTGAAAGAAAATCAAGATATTTTTGATCAAATTTGTTTACAAGGTGATTCCAAGTTTTGGTATAAAAAAAACAAAAAATTTTATTCATTATCCAAATGGGATAAAAAAGGGATACAAGTTTCCTATAAAGGAAATAAAATAGATAAATATGTAATTGATATTTTATTGAGATTTAGATGTTTATTAATTTCAAAATTGATTAAAGAAGAAATCTATCATCATCATAAAGATGATGATAGAAAAGCTTTCCTAAAAAAAATCATGCATTTAACAAATATAAAAAATGAACTTAATAAAAAGTTACATAGATATGTGTGA
- the metK gene encoding methionine adenosyltransferase, translating to MAYLFTSESVSEGHPDKIADQISDSILDHFLAYDSDAKVAIETLVTTGQIILAGEVHSKTWVNVQKIARNVLRRIGYTKNEYRFNADSCGVLSSIQEQSLDLFEGIQKSKKEEQGSGDQGIVFGYAVKETENYMPLALEISHHILRELSSIRSEGEKMTYLRPDAKSQVTLEYSDTNVPVHIHAVVISTQHDEFDTKKRMHKRIVQDIINILIPRVKNNFLSKDIKKLFTDRTKYYINSTGKFVTGGPHGDTGLTGRKIIVDTYGGKGAHGGGAFSGKDPSKMDRSGAYAARHIAKNLVAAGISDELLIQISYAVGIAEPICIFVNTYGKSKIDSENIVLNINKIFDLRPYAIEKRLKLRQPMYEETSVYGHMGKTTKKVYKSFLDIEGNKKKQKVELFTWEKLDYLPVIKDIFKLKK from the coding sequence ATGGCTTATTTATTTACCAGCGAATCGGTTTCAGAAGGTCATCCTGATAAAATAGCAGACCAAATATCGGACTCTATATTAGATCATTTTTTAGCGTATGATTCAGATGCTAAAGTAGCTATAGAAACTTTAGTAACCACTGGCCAAATTATATTAGCTGGAGAAGTACATTCTAAAACTTGGGTAAATGTTCAAAAAATAGCTCGTAATGTCCTTAGAAGAATAGGATATACAAAAAATGAATATAGATTCAATGCAGATTCTTGTGGAGTTCTTTCTTCTATTCAAGAACAGTCTTTGGATCTATTTGAGGGGATACAAAAATCAAAAAAAGAAGAACAAGGATCTGGAGATCAAGGTATAGTATTTGGTTATGCTGTAAAAGAGACTGAAAATTATATGCCTTTAGCATTAGAAATATCACATCATATATTAAGAGAACTTTCATCTATTCGAAGTGAAGGAGAAAAAATGACTTATTTACGTCCAGATGCAAAATCGCAAGTTACTTTAGAATATTCGGATACAAATGTTCCAGTGCATATTCACGCTGTAGTTATTTCAACTCAACATGATGAATTTGATACAAAAAAAAGAATGCATAAACGTATTGTTCAGGATATTATAAATATTCTTATTCCAAGAGTTAAAAATAATTTTTTATCAAAAGATATAAAAAAATTATTTACGGATAGAACAAAATATTACATTAATTCTACAGGAAAATTTGTCACTGGAGGACCTCATGGAGATACTGGTCTTACCGGAAGAAAGATTATAGTGGATACTTATGGAGGAAAGGGCGCTCATGGAGGAGGAGCTTTTTCTGGAAAAGATCCATCTAAGATGGATAGATCTGGAGCTTATGCCGCTAGACATATAGCTAAAAACCTTGTTGCAGCAGGAATTTCAGATGAATTATTGATACAAATATCCTATGCTGTAGGTATTGCAGAACCAATTTGTATTTTTGTAAATACTTATGGTAAATCAAAGATTGATAGTGAAAATATTGTGTTGAATATAAATAAAATTTTTGATTTACGTCCTTATGCTATAGAAAAAAGATTAAAATTGCGTCAACCTATGTATGAAGAAACATCTGTGTATGGACATATGGGAAAAACTACAAAAAAAGTATATAAATCTTTTTTGGATATAGAAGGTAATAAAAAAAAACAAAAAGTAGAACTTTTTACATGGGAAAAATTGGACTATTTACCTGTCATAAAGGACATTTTTAAATTAAAAAAATAG
- a CDS encoding prephenate dehydratase — MKKIAIQGVKGCFHHAAVSRYFEGCNYKLMECSSFRELAISVAKSNVDIGVMAIENTIAGTILTNYSLLSEYNLKIVGEVYMPIQHHLMSTPGQYIEDIKEIYSHPMAILQCELFIDAHPYIKISEYSDTAAAAKYISICKKKGVAAIASENAAKEYGLEIISKNIQTITSNFTRFFIIKNSYKEENDYFNKASLRFKIFHTTGSLSKILSMISSLGINMTKIQSIPIIQIPWEYSFYVDIIFNKIKDYEKMKKRIQKIPCLHKLSIMGEYKNGRIIS; from the coding sequence ATGAAAAAAATAGCGATACAAGGTGTGAAGGGGTGTTTTCATCATGCAGCCGTTTCTAGATATTTTGAAGGATGTAATTATAAGTTGATGGAATGTTCTTCTTTTAGAGAGTTGGCTATTTCTGTAGCAAAATCTAATGTAGATATTGGGGTAATGGCTATAGAAAATACGATAGCAGGTACAATATTAACTAATTACAGTCTTTTATCTGAATATAATTTGAAAATAGTGGGAGAAGTATATATGCCTATACAACATCATTTAATGTCTACCCCAGGACAATATATAGAAGATATAAAGGAGATTTATTCTCATCCTATGGCTATATTACAATGTGAATTATTCATAGATGCACATCCTTACATAAAAATATCCGAATATTCAGATACAGCTGCTGCAGCTAAATATATTTCCATATGCAAAAAAAAAGGGGTAGCCGCGATAGCATCTGAAAATGCTGCTAAAGAATATGGATTAGAAATAATTTCCAAAAATATACAAACTATTACAAGTAATTTTACTAGATTTTTTATTATTAAAAATTCTTATAAAGAAGAAAATGATTATTTCAATAAAGCTTCACTAAGATTCAAAATATTTCATACTACTGGTAGTTTATCTAAAATATTGAGTATGATATCTAGTCTTGGTATAAATATGACTAAAATACAATCTATTCCTATAATACAAATACCTTGGGAGTATTCCTTTTATGTGGATATTATCTTCAACAAGATAAAAGATTATGAAAAAATGAAAAAACGCATACAAAAAATTCCCTGTCTTCATAAATTATCTATTATGGGAGAATATAAAAATGGTAGAATTATATCCTAA